A section of the Lineus longissimus chromosome 1, tnLinLong1.2, whole genome shotgun sequence genome encodes:
- the LOC135489071 gene encoding ER lumen protein-retaining receptor 2 — MNIFRLVGDLSHLLAIFILLMKIWKTRSCAGISGKSQIMFAIVFSSRYLDLFTSFISVYNTCMKVIFIAASIATVYLIYMKFKATYDSNHDTFRMEFLIVPVGGLALLVNHDFSPLEILWTFSIYLESVAILPQLFMVSKTGEAETITSHYLFALGSYRGLYILNWVYRYYFEGFYDLIAIVAGCVQTILYCDFFYLYITKVLKGKKLSLPA, encoded by the exons atgaatatttttcgGCTTGTAGGCGATCTTTCTCATCTTTTAGCAATATTCATATTGCTCATGAAAATATGGAAAACACGATCATGCGCAG gtatTTCTGGCAAAAGTCAAATAATGTTTGCGATCGTCTTCTCGTCGCGGTACCTGGATCTGTTCACGAGTTTTATATCTGTCTACAACACATGCATGAAGGTGATCTTCATCGCAGCATCCATTGCAACAGTTTACCTTATTTACATGAAGTTCAAGGCCACTTATGACAGTAACCACGATACGTTTAGGATGGAGTTCCTCATCGTTCCTGTCGGAGGCTTAGCTCTGCTCGTCAATCATGACTTCAGTCCACTTGAG ATCCTGTGGACATTCTCCATCTATTTAGAATCTGTTGCCATCCTGCCACAGCTGTTCATGGTCAGCAAAACCGGCGAAGCGGAAACAATAACAAGTCACTACCTATTTGCCCTGGGATCATACAGAGGTCTCTATATCCTCAACTGGGTCTACCGCTATTACTTCGAAGGCTTTTATGATCTTATCGCAATTGTGGCTGGCTGTGTGCAGACCATTCTCTACTGCGATTTCTTCTATTTGTATATTACGAAAG TGTTGAAGGGCAAGAAACTGAGTTTACCAGCATAA